One genomic segment of Cervus canadensis isolate Bull #8, Minnesota chromosome 14, ASM1932006v1, whole genome shotgun sequence includes these proteins:
- the TMEM215 gene encoding transmembrane protein 215, protein MRPDDINPRTGLVVALVSVFLVFGFMFTVSGMKGETLGNIPLLAIGPAICLPGIAAIALARKTEGCTKWPENELLWVRKLPCFRKPKDKEVVELLRTPSDLESGKGSSDELAKKAGLRGKPSLQGQAELPMASSITSPPPLEEGECQSPGQSGRREETSRYLDGYCPSGSSLTYSALDAKCSAWDRSEHPEPEDSIFFVPQDSIIVCSYKQNSPYDRYCCYINQSRGRWDHETIV, encoded by the coding sequence ATGCGGCCCGATGACATCAACCCGAGGACTGGGCTGGTTGTGGCCCTGGTCAGTGTCTTCCTGGTCTTCGGCTTCATGTTCACCGTCTCCGGGATGAAAGGAGAGACTCTGGGAAACATCCCCCTCCTGGCCATAGGGCCCGCCATCTGCCTGCCAGGCATTGCGGCCATTGCCCTGGCCAGGAAGACCGAGGGCTGCACCAAGTGGCCAGAGAATGAGCTGCTGTGGGTCCGAAAATTGCCTTGCTTCCGGAAACCCAAGGACAAGGAGGTGGTGGAGCTGCTGAGGACCCCTTCAGACCTGGAGTCAGGCAAGGGGAGTTCAGATGAGCTGGCTAAGAAGGCGGGCCTCAGGGGGAAGCCTTCCCTCCAAGGGCAGGCCGAGTTGCCTATGGCCAGCTCCATCACCAGCCCCCCACCCTTGGAGGAAGGAGAATGCCAGAGCCCCGGCCAGAGCGGGCGTCGGGAGGAGACGTCCAGATACTTGGATGGCTATTGTCCCTCGGGCAGCTCCCTCACCTATAGTGCCTTGGATGCCAAGTGCTCAGCCTGGGACAGGTCTGAGCACCCTGAGCCCGAGGATAGCATCTTCTTCGTGCCCCAGGACAGTATCATCGTTTGCTCCTACAAGCAGAACAGCCCCTATGACAGATACTGTTGTTACATCAATCAGAGCCGAGGCAGGTGGGACCACGAGACGATAGTCTAA